From the Musa acuminata AAA Group cultivar baxijiao chromosome BXJ3-1, Cavendish_Baxijiao_AAA, whole genome shotgun sequence genome, the window gatcatgctcgtaagaaagataatatttatttatgttcgCAAAAATAAGATGGATTAAATATTGAGATTAGAATCTCGATCAATCCGATATGTAAGGATGAGTTTTTCATATTAAGACATTGATTACATGTCTTTAAGTTCTTTCTaaactttatcttttttatttttattgttttaatatcttatttgtttcttcatcaaaatttgtatatcattgttttgctccaacaatttaagatgaaattttaatgaattttggttagaattataataataaattaatataattaaaaatgtttaattatcatgttttcttaataattcaagcatttaactatttatcatctGAATTAAGAATGGTTAGCATTTACCTCTAGTTTTGTCTAATTGTTCACTGTTTAATTTTTGTTGGATTAATTAGATGCATAATTTATGTGAATGAAGATTATACTAAATTTAAcattaaaaataagatatattataatttgagactcaaaacctagtgtattaataaaaatattatcagtttatagatattatttaaaaattaaaaaatcataaaataaaaattttcttttttagtgacaaataaaagaatatcaaatctcattatattaataataattttagtagTTTAAAAACATTGCTTCGTACAAAACAAATACCACGTCTTGTTTCTTTAACATACAAATTCTAAAAGAGTAAGGTACACGAAATTTAACGTAGTTGATAGCTGTATATAACGGTGTGATGTCAAAATACCCGCTACGTAGATTGGGTAAATATAACGAAACGATTTTAGAATGTAACGTTTGGGCTGGGTGGCATCTATATAACCCGAGGGCCCACTCTGTTGCAATCACAACAACTTCTCTCCCCTCGCGCGCTCTCCTCCTCTCGGCTCTCGGCTCTCGGCTCTCGGCTCTCTCGTCGTTCTGCGAAGGTCGGAACTGCTCTCCGACGAACACGAACGGGCACAGCTGCGAGGGTCCTTCCCTTCGATTTTTATTGcggtgatctcattcctttcttttttctcttgtttcgTTTCGCTTGGTTCTTCATCCGTCGAAATTTTGATTAGGGTTCAGAATTTTTGTTGGTCTTGGGGTTCTTTTAATCGATTCTTGGTTGTCGACTTTCTTGTGGGAAGATCGATCTTTCTGGTTTTCTCGATCGTTTTTCGTCACCTAGCCAGTCTCGTTCTGGTTTCGATTGgaaaatatgtcttcttcgcgttcTAGGCGTGTGGAGTACGACCGCTTCATCCCGTTCCGGTCGGCGATGGACATGGACTACGCACGCTTTGCCCTAACCGGGCCTTCGAGACCGCAGCGTGATGGTTCGAGGGAATCCCCATCGAGCGTGGCGTACCAAAAGCTTCTTGATGACTGCATTTTGAAGAACAGGTCTCGTATCCTCGCTTTCAAGACTGCACCTGAAGCGCCGGCCAGCAAGCTGCCCCAGTTTGACGAGCCCATTCGGCCGCAGAAGAAGCAGCAGAGGCGAATCCCGAAAGAACCAGAGAGGGTTTTGGTAATCCACGGCTtgttggatgataatgttttgaatctcctcgactggggaagcaataatgtgttggcAATTGGCCTTGAGGACGCAGTGTATCTCTGGCACGCTGCAAACGAGTCGACTAAGCTTCTACAACCTGTAGAAGACAGAGGACCTATCACTTGCATCCGCTGGTCGCCAGACTGTGCAGTTCTTGCTGTCGCATTTGGCAATTCAGATTTAGACCTGATTGATCCAGCAACAGGACATGTCGTGGATGGGATGGAAGATGAGAACCAGGCCCCTGTGTTGTCACTTGCGTGGAGAAGTAATTCAATCTTGACAGTCGGAAGATTTGATGGCACTGTTGTTGATTATGACTTTAGAAAGGATGACATGTTCATTTGTTTTTATAATGAGCATCGGCGTGGagtttgtagtcttaaatggtccGTGTTGTTCGGGCGGTATTTGGCGAGTGGAGGGCAGGACAAACTAGTGCACATATGGGATGCCTGCATGCCTGTCTCACGTCACCATCCACGTCAACGTCAATGGCTTCACAGGATCAGCAGCCACACTTCCATTGTGAAGGCCGTTGACTGGTGCTCAACTCGGAGCAACCtgctggcttctggtggaggttgcaatgatcattgcgttaagttttggaacaccgttaatggtgcttgcttgaactcgattgatgctggctctgaagtttgtgcattactatgggacaaaaacaaatctgaattactgacctcccatggttcgccgaacaatcaactcaccttgtggaattacccatccatgacgagagtggctgaggtttccggtcattcatcccgggttctttccttggctgggagtccactgggaggtgtagtagcttctgcagCAGCAGATGAGACAGTCAGGTTTTGGAATATCTTTGAGACTCCCAAAATAACAAAACCTGAACTGCCCTTTGCCCAATTTAATGTCATAAGATGAAAAGGTGGATAGGTGGAAATGATTAAGATTCCAAATGGAAGACTTCTCTAGTGCTTGACATGAAGATATGTTGTTGGTAACATTGCGATGGGAAGTTTCGTGGTGTCAAAGAGGCAGTACATTTTCATACAAGCGCATGGATTCGAGATCTTCAAATATGAGCGCAACCGCCTAAGGTAAGTTAGAAGCCTTACAGCCTTTTACAGCATTTTAGTAGGCTTATTTACAACATGACTATCATTGCAGCTACGAGTCTGATTTTTGTTTCCTATTTATTGTTTATCATTTCATAGTTATCGATATGATTATTGCCCAATTGATGAAACATGTGGTCTATAATTTTTGCCCAATTGTTATGATCTAATTATGTGGTTTAAAGTGATTTCAATTTGCTTCtcttgtgtttcttttttgtaAGTTACTATCTTTGTCTCATTTTTATTTGAGAATTTTTGTGCAGACTATATATTTTGTTGTGTATGCTAATCATGCATAATTAGATCAAACTGATAGATgcttattgtttttttttcttttttgagttgaGATTTCGTATGATATTCAATATGACCTTGGtatcacatgaagacatcacattgcaCACCTAAAAGAGTGTTTGACAATCGAgagatctatgcattataagaggtaattgcctatggccttatgtttctatttttctttccgACTATAAgtttcctatgatataagttaaacttaagaattttatattcttttaggactataaagaaactttgaagattgaactgtgTAGCTCTATTGCCAGAACAAAGCACTTGCAATATGGCCTTAAGTATCACATAAAGATATCACATTGCCAAaacaaactttgaagattgaaccgtataacaaacttcagatttccttttccattttttttgagttgagatttcttataacattcaatatggcctagttatcacatgaagacatcacattgcatatctagaagtgtgtttgacaatcgtgagatctatgcattataagaggtaattgcctttggccctatgcttcttttttcttttctaactataggtttcctatgatataagttgaacttcagaattttatattcttttaggaccattaagaaactttgaagattgaactgtgTAGCTCTATTGCCAGATCAAAGTACTTTCACATGAAGAATTTAAAATCTTGCTATGGTGTCTTTGCTAAATCTTTATTCACAGATACAAAGATATTAAAGCATCTTTGGATTTGCTTAGAGGGTGAAAATATGGAAACTTATGGTGTTGCACAACTATAATCATATTCAACAACTAAGAgatctatgcataattttgatctaAGATGTAACTTCTTATGTCTTTATTTTTTGGGTGACTAAAGGTTCCCTAAAATATCCATTAGCCTTCAGATTTTTTATGTTGTTTTAGGACCATTCTAGAACCCATGAAAACTTTTATTTGGTGTAGATCTTATTTCACTACGGAGTACTTCATGTCACTTGAAATagtgttttttttaatgtttatttgcatatacaaagatactaaagcatctcaggattttgtttagagggtgaaaaaatttagaaaattgtggagttgcaaaactagaattgtgtttgacaatcaaaagactgttgatcaaccactcagatattgtttaaaaaactgttcatgaaatgaataatttgaaatttaaaatttttcgaaaataaagataagttcaagagtgaaatccaagccTAAAATTTTCTGTTTTTAGTAAGATGTGTCATAATTTCTATAGAAAACAGTTATTCAACCTAAGAGAACTACAAACCACAGTATATaccataatagtaaagagataccaaacaaataaatctataagcttgataaaggtgaggcattgtaattctatttattatgtttttccctgtgaaatgaacaaaaatatcaaatttatatgtctttccatgaatagattatgtcttctgcaacatagatacacttctgatcctaagatagggcttgaaaaatgatgtcaaatgggatataatgcagttctaaagtttggaagttagcttactagaCCAACAGTTCATAAATGCTTCATTATAGTGATAGTGGAGTAGTTCGGGTCCTTCCGATTAACAGGATCTTCATTAAAGGTTTCGATTTGGATTTATCTTGCTGAATCAGCTGTAGTTGTAGCAGAGTGGtagcaatgttcatgagcttgatagataagcttgctatgtttcatataaatgttcaccaattaatgacatggctactattCTAGTATTTTTCCAATTATGTTGTTGTGGTCATTTATcacaagtttcagcatccaagcactatatctgaaatttgccttttgtaagtataacaccgacctttgagttggtatttcttgtttccaacttccctatttgtttattgagattaaggtagcagcagcggttgtgattatttattgcgattccagtaatatcacatgtggtaTCAAGTTTAaatttgacatgataattccgattgatttatttaagtcatcattttttttaataatctattGATGATCTTGTTGGTTGTAATGGAGAGACAAATTGAATATTGGGTAAGCATTTGAAGTTTCCATCACCAAAGTTACCATCCCTTCCAACACCTCTACCTCTGTGACCCTTGCCATTgtcatatatatattgtaaactATTATTGGCCTTATGGATAAGGCTAATGCGGCGGAGATTGATGATCCTCAGAAAGCTCCAGAGCTTGATCGAGACAAACAAGAAACTGCAGTGAAGCTCATGGCCAATGGTGCGTGCACCCTTTGCAACACGGGGAAGGTGCATatacaaccttctttttctcttgattaatggttgttggtgtttgaattataaaactagaaatcagttttatgttgtgaaattatgtatttttttattgatgTGCATATGGTTAGCTCATCCTTATTATCcagaataataattattcataCTTCTCAGATTTTGTTATTCTCCCCTCTGTTTCAAATGGTCTGAATATTTCGTACCTAACATGGAGCCATCAATAAAAGATCCTTCTACtaggtgcttgttagtgtttgacttgaagcctcacactttgaatataaatttgagagaatttgtacatgaatgaacaaccagtttacttttttttccaaaagtgaacgactttatataaaatctccaagctgatatgctagtcattgtttgtcataaatgaactaacaaaatgaaaaaaagcAGGAAGAACTCGCAAGACTGAATGTTACATCTTTGGACAATGTATTATTCGAACTAGAAGCTCAGCCTAAACAcacacttttccttcatttgaattaaTGAATTGGTCCTCCCCTCTTTTTCTATGCTTTTTGAACTTcttaatgaaatatttcaaattgttttgaagagttcaattattccaagaattacttcaatgcattttagtGATATACTAAGCGAACTGGTTTTGCAAAAAATTTATAAGTCATCTGTTATTTTTTTGTTGAGCCTGCATATAGATTTTAAGAAGGAATATGGACACCATTTTTAAGTTCCATcatatttttttcctctttttccccTTTTCCTCCATAAATTTACGGTAAGGGTCTTTCCATAATTGTCAATATTATAACAAATGTCTACTATTAGTCATAATCATCAATATTTTCAGCTTCATACAATGAGATTTTGCCTAACGTCACTGATTATAGATTAAGTTGTTTGCAAATTGTTTCATGCTTAAAGATATTTCACCTCCAACAATTTTCTCATAGACTGTCATTTGTGATGCTTcagtcatatgttgaggcttacctttcattcatgttatgatcaaggcacattgcttttttttttcattcagggacaaagagacttagagcattgatgtttcatttactggaatttgagaatcaggttcaagtatcctttctttgttgaatattttagttactcctttactagaaagtatctatggtggtttctcaaattttatcattgaaaagtctAGTGCTCTAATTAATTCTCTTTCTTGTCTAACTTCTGGCCTGCCTCTTAACATTCTgtaatctttttatcaaattagttataattactaacaaagaattatgacttctattagtctttctattttgtaagaaagaaaaaaagagatcttatcaaattctggattgcattctagatattgctcttctattacagatcat encodes:
- the LOC135628820 gene encoding cell division cycle 20.2, cofactor of APC complex-like: MSSSRSRRVEYDRFIPFRSAMDMDYARFALTGPSRPQRDGSRESPSSVAYQKLLDDCILKNRSRILAFKTAPEAPASKLPQFDEPIRPQKKQQRRIPKEPERVLVIHGLLDDNVLNLLDWGSNNVLAIGLEDAVYLWHAANESTKLLQPVEDRGPITCIRWSPDCAVLAVAFGNSDLDLIDPATGHVVDGMEDENQAPVLSLAWRSNSILTVGRFDGTVVDYDFRKDDMFICFYNEHRRGVCSLKWSVLFGRYLASGGQDKLVHIWDACMPVSRHHPRQRQWLHRISSHTSIVKAVDWCSTRSNLLASGGGCNDHCVKFWNTVNGACLNSIDAGSEVCALLWDKNKSELLTSHGSPNNQLTLWNYPSMTRVAEVSGHSSRVLSLAGSPLGGVVASAAADETVRFWNIFETPKITKPELPFAQFNVIR